The following coding sequences are from one Pseudonocardia sp. EC080619-01 window:
- a CDS encoding DUF1059 domain-containing protein: MKTNLTCPCGARIHGEDEDDLVRLTQEHLAAKHPDHEYSRDEILFIAY; the protein is encoded by the coding sequence GTGAAGACCAACCTGACCTGCCCGTGCGGGGCCCGGATCCACGGCGAGGACGAGGACGACCTCGTCCGCCTGACCCAGGAGCACCTCGCCGCGAAGCACCCGGACCACGAGTACTCCCGGGACGAGATCCTCTTCATCGCCTACTGA
- a CDS encoding 4Fe-4S binding protein codes for MTHVITRTCCNDAACVDVCPVDCIHPRPGDPGFTTAESLYIDPAACIDCGACADVCPVGAIVGDHALDVEGRTSLRLAETYLEAFPPAPDRAPRPAPAPRHTAGPLRVAVVGTGPSAYYAAQELLERTGGDVSLTLFDRLPVPGGLVRFGVAPDHGATKGFGDGLERLLRRPQVRLHLDVEIGEHLTTGELLARHHAVVYAVGASGERRLGVPGEDLAGSLPARDLVAWYNGHPDHAGRDVPLDTGRAVVIGNGNVALDVARVLVSGRTALAATDIAPHALDALRDSAIREVHVVGRRDASHGAFSTPELLALDRIDGVQVLVGDGEAVTGPVDGYAAGLKSEAVARYAGRTPDPDRRRIVLRFGRTPREIVDDGAGAVAGVRFGTPDGGTELLDCGLVLRAIGYRGTPLRGLPFDDDRAAVPHAAGRALHEPGGAPLTGHYVTGWIKRGPSGVIGTNRGCAAETVAALLEDHAAGRLTDPGPGAEADLDRLLAERRPGRVGLAGWRAIDRAERLGGRAAGAPRRKIVTLESLRTTAAQTPPTP; via the coding sequence ATGACGCACGTGATCACCCGGACCTGCTGCAACGACGCGGCGTGCGTCGACGTCTGCCCGGTCGACTGCATCCACCCCCGGCCGGGTGACCCGGGGTTCACGACGGCGGAGAGCCTCTACATCGATCCGGCCGCCTGCATCGACTGCGGGGCCTGCGCCGACGTGTGCCCGGTCGGCGCGATCGTCGGCGACCACGCGCTCGACGTCGAGGGCCGCACGAGCCTGCGCCTCGCCGAGACCTACCTCGAGGCGTTCCCGCCGGCGCCCGACCGCGCCCCGCGCCCGGCCCCGGCGCCGCGGCACACCGCCGGGCCGCTGCGGGTCGCCGTGGTCGGGACCGGCCCGTCCGCCTACTACGCGGCCCAGGAGCTGCTGGAACGGACCGGTGGCGACGTGTCGCTGACGTTGTTCGACCGGCTCCCGGTCCCGGGCGGGCTGGTCCGCTTCGGCGTGGCACCCGACCACGGCGCGACGAAGGGCTTCGGCGACGGGCTGGAGCGGCTGCTGCGCCGCCCGCAGGTCCGGCTGCACCTCGACGTCGAGATCGGCGAGCACCTGACGACCGGCGAGCTGCTCGCCCGGCACCACGCCGTGGTGTACGCGGTCGGTGCCTCCGGCGAGCGCCGGCTCGGCGTACCGGGGGAGGACCTGGCCGGCAGTCTGCCCGCTCGCGACCTCGTCGCCTGGTACAACGGCCATCCCGACCACGCCGGGCGGGACGTCCCGCTGGACACCGGGCGGGCCGTGGTGATCGGCAACGGGAACGTCGCGCTCGACGTCGCCCGGGTCCTGGTCTCCGGCCGGACCGCGCTCGCCGCCACCGACATCGCGCCGCACGCGCTGGACGCGCTGCGGGACAGCGCGATCCGGGAGGTGCACGTGGTGGGCCGCCGCGACGCGTCGCACGGCGCGTTCAGCACCCCGGAGCTGCTCGCACTGGACCGGATCGACGGGGTCCAGGTGCTCGTCGGTGACGGCGAGGCGGTCACCGGCCCGGTGGACGGGTACGCCGCCGGGCTCAAGTCCGAGGCGGTCGCCCGGTACGCGGGGCGCACGCCGGACCCGGACCGGCGGCGGATCGTGCTGCGCTTCGGCCGCACCCCGCGGGAGATCGTCGACGACGGCGCCGGGGCGGTGGCCGGGGTCCGGTTCGGCACCCCCGACGGCGGGACCGAGCTGCTGGACTGCGGGCTGGTGCTCCGGGCGATCGGGTACCGCGGGACGCCGCTGCGCGGCCTGCCGTTCGACGACGACCGCGCGGCCGTCCCGCACGCCGCGGGCCGCGCGCTGCACGAGCCCGGCGGGGCGCCGCTCACCGGCCACTACGTGACGGGCTGGATCAAGCGCGGCCCCTCCGGCGTCATCGGGACCAACCGCGGGTGCGCGGCCGAGACCGTCGCCGCCCTGCTGGAGGACCACGCGGCCGGCCGGCTCACGGACCCCGGGCCCGGCGCCGAGGCCGACCTCGACCGGCTCCTCGCCGAGCGCAGGCCCGGACGGGTCGGACTGGCCGGCTGGCGGGCGATCGACCGGGCCGAGCGGCTCGGCGGTCGCGCCGCGGGCGCTCCCCGCCGCAAGATCGTCACCCTGGAGTCCCTGCGCACCACCGCCGCACAGACACCCCCCACCCCCTGA
- a CDS encoding molybdopterin-dependent oxidoreductase: MSRVERHRICPLCEATCGLLMEFDGRVARSVRPNPDDRFSRGHACAKGLGLADLDNDPDRLSVPLVRRDGELREATWAEAFAEIGRRLPPLVADDPQSVAVYTGNPAAHHLDHTLYLPALLGAIGSRNLYSPASMDTWPKNLVTALLYGTGIGMSLPDIDRTDFLLLLGSNPLVSNGSTVCAPGFGARLDALRDRGGTLVVVDPARTRTAEVADEHLAVRPGTDAHLLMAMLAVIDAEGLVDTGAAGTLVDGLGTVLDAARPFTPERVADVCGVAAGTIRDVAIRFATARSAVVHSRIGTCTQEFGTLANWLVEVLNIATGRLDVPGGAMFATPPGGGPTTWPGSMKQPPFGRWHSRVRGMPEMLGELSVACLAEEILTPGPGQVQALVTIAGNPARSIPGSATMERALREVGFLLCLDTYLNETTRHADVVLPAPGLFGHGHIDLTLNHFQIRDVARYSPPAVTPAPGAMPEWHQVLRIAAIVRGTPDLPIEVMDDEVADQSARRAARLCGTGQDEVLAAVAPRTGPERLVDMRVRSGPFGDRFGADPGGLTLELLERTPDGVDLGPLEPRLPGVLRTPDGRIDVAPALLTADVRRLWSSIGHGHATDLRLINRRQHRGMNSWLHNALPYRDDGAGGLMMHPDDAGRLDLVDGELVRISAGPGDVVAELRVSAAIRQGVVSLPHGWGHTGSGLRMHRAEAAPGANVNRLVDDRVLEPLTGTPIFNGLRVTVTPADVPVPEGAR, from the coding sequence ATGTCTCGTGTTGAACGGCACCGGATCTGCCCGCTCTGCGAGGCGACCTGCGGCCTGCTGATGGAGTTCGACGGCCGGGTCGCACGGTCGGTCCGCCCGAACCCGGACGACCGGTTCAGCCGCGGGCACGCCTGCGCGAAGGGGCTCGGGCTGGCCGACCTGGACAACGACCCCGACCGGCTCTCGGTCCCGCTCGTCCGGCGCGACGGGGAGCTGCGCGAGGCGACCTGGGCGGAGGCGTTCGCCGAGATCGGGCGCCGGCTGCCGCCGCTGGTGGCCGACGACCCGCAGTCGGTCGCCGTCTACACCGGCAACCCCGCGGCCCACCACCTCGACCACACGCTCTACCTGCCCGCCCTGCTCGGGGCGATCGGCTCCCGCAACCTCTACTCGCCGGCGAGCATGGACACCTGGCCGAAGAACCTGGTGACTGCGCTGCTCTACGGCACCGGGATCGGGATGTCGCTGCCGGACATCGACCGGACGGACTTCCTCCTGCTGCTCGGGAGCAACCCGCTGGTCTCCAACGGCAGCACCGTCTGCGCCCCCGGGTTCGGCGCGCGGCTGGACGCGCTGCGGGACCGGGGCGGCACGCTGGTCGTGGTCGACCCCGCCCGTACCCGGACCGCGGAGGTCGCCGACGAGCACCTCGCCGTCCGTCCCGGGACGGACGCGCACCTGCTCATGGCGATGCTCGCGGTGATCGACGCCGAGGGCCTCGTCGACACCGGGGCGGCCGGCACGCTCGTCGACGGCCTCGGCACCGTGCTCGACGCCGCCCGGCCCTTCACCCCGGAACGCGTGGCGGACGTCTGCGGGGTGGCGGCCGGCACGATCCGCGACGTCGCGATCCGTTTCGCGACCGCCCGCTCCGCCGTCGTCCACTCCCGGATCGGCACCTGCACCCAGGAGTTCGGCACGCTGGCGAACTGGCTGGTCGAGGTGCTGAACATCGCCACCGGCCGGCTCGACGTCCCCGGCGGTGCGATGTTCGCGACGCCGCCAGGCGGGGGACCGACGACCTGGCCCGGCAGCATGAAGCAGCCGCCGTTCGGCCGCTGGCACTCGCGCGTGCGCGGGATGCCGGAGATGCTCGGCGAGCTGTCCGTCGCCTGCCTCGCCGAGGAGATCCTCACCCCCGGCCCCGGGCAGGTGCAGGCGCTGGTCACGATCGCCGGCAACCCGGCGCGGAGCATCCCGGGCAGCGCCACGATGGAACGCGCGCTGCGCGAGGTCGGCTTCCTGCTCTGCCTCGACACCTACCTGAACGAGACGACCCGGCACGCCGACGTCGTGCTCCCCGCCCCCGGTCTGTTCGGGCACGGGCACATCGACCTCACGCTCAACCACTTCCAGATCCGCGACGTGGCCCGCTACAGCCCGCCCGCCGTCACCCCCGCGCCCGGCGCGATGCCGGAGTGGCACCAGGTGCTGCGGATCGCCGCGATCGTCCGTGGCACCCCGGACCTGCCGATCGAGGTGATGGACGACGAGGTCGCCGACCAGTCGGCCCGCCGGGCCGCCCGGCTCTGCGGGACCGGCCAGGACGAGGTGCTCGCGGCCGTCGCCCCGCGGACGGGGCCCGAGCGCCTGGTCGACATGCGGGTGCGCAGCGGGCCGTTCGGCGACCGGTTCGGCGCCGATCCCGGGGGCCTGACGCTGGAGCTGCTCGAGCGGACCCCCGACGGCGTCGACCTCGGCCCGCTGGAGCCGCGGCTGCCCGGGGTGCTGCGCACCCCGGACGGCCGGATCGACGTCGCCCCGGCGCTGCTGACCGCCGACGTCCGACGGCTGTGGTCGAGCATCGGGCACGGGCACGCCACCGACCTGCGCCTGATCAACCGGCGCCAGCACCGCGGGATGAACTCCTGGCTGCACAACGCGCTGCCCTACCGGGACGACGGCGCGGGCGGCCTGATGATGCACCCCGACGACGCCGGGCGGCTGGACCTGGTGGACGGCGAGCTGGTCCGGATCAGCGCCGGTCCCGGCGACGTCGTCGCCGAGCTGCGGGTGAGCGCCGCGATCCGGCAGGGGGTGGTGAGCCTGCCGCACGGGTGGGGGCACACCGGGTCCGGGCTGCGGATGCACCGGGCCGAGGCGGCGCCGGGGGCCAACGTCAACCGGCTCGTCGACGACCGGGTGCTCGAACCGCTCACCGGGACCCCGATCTTCAACGGCCTGCGCGTCACGGTGACGCCCGCCGACGTCCCGGTGCCGGAGGGGGCCCGATGA
- a CDS encoding aldehyde dehydrogenase family protein produces the protein MSTTTEQDRTASGDQAEREVRCPADGRVVGSVPRHGAADVAAAARDLRAAQPAWEALGPKERSRHLRRWLDWLLDNEQRVIGLVQAETGKSWSDSAVEMQVALDVINYFTANAEKFLADRKVASAGLPNKARKLRVQVRPYQLVGLITPWNGPLAGPMMDVVGALVAGAAVLSKPSEVTPLTWAAAVEGWNEIGAPPVLACLTGDGGAGAAVVEEVDMVMFTGSVRTGRTIAARAGERLIPCSLELGGKDAMIVLADADVERAAGGAVWGAMMNGGQACISVERVYVEAPVYDEFVAKVVEKMRAVRQGMDAPGAYATEIGSMVTPAQLEIVERHVADAEAKGARILVGGKRGAAGDAYFEPTVLVDVDHSMACMREETFGPTLPIMKVADEHEALRLANDSDFGLSSSLWTRDRRKADRLSRLIEAGSVSINNALVAVFQLPVPMGGWKQSGLGTRFGGANGVLKYCRQQSIVSERMALKAEPNWYPIVPSRSEFMAKVVRFLGAHDWKRRLGR, from the coding sequence ATGAGCACCACGACCGAGCAGGACCGCACGGCGTCCGGCGACCAGGCCGAGCGCGAGGTGCGCTGTCCGGCGGACGGACGCGTCGTCGGGTCGGTCCCGCGGCACGGGGCGGCCGACGTCGCGGCGGCCGCGCGCGACCTGCGGGCGGCGCAGCCTGCATGGGAGGCGCTCGGGCCGAAGGAGCGCAGCAGGCACCTCCGCCGGTGGCTGGACTGGCTGCTCGACAACGAGCAGCGGGTCATCGGCCTGGTCCAGGCGGAGACCGGCAAGTCGTGGTCGGACTCCGCGGTCGAGATGCAGGTGGCGCTCGACGTCATCAACTACTTCACGGCCAACGCGGAGAAGTTCCTCGCCGACCGCAAGGTCGCGTCGGCGGGCCTGCCCAACAAGGCCCGGAAGCTGCGGGTCCAGGTCCGCCCGTACCAGCTGGTCGGCCTGATCACGCCGTGGAACGGCCCGCTGGCCGGTCCGATGATGGACGTCGTGGGCGCCCTCGTGGCCGGTGCCGCGGTGCTGAGCAAGCCGTCTGAGGTGACCCCGCTGACCTGGGCCGCCGCCGTCGAGGGATGGAACGAGATCGGTGCCCCGCCGGTGCTCGCCTGCCTCACCGGTGACGGCGGGGCGGGCGCCGCGGTCGTCGAGGAGGTGGACATGGTCATGTTCACCGGCTCGGTCCGGACCGGACGGACGATCGCCGCACGCGCCGGCGAGCGGCTCATCCCCTGCAGCCTCGAGCTGGGCGGCAAGGACGCGATGATCGTCCTGGCGGACGCCGACGTCGAGCGGGCCGCGGGCGGCGCCGTCTGGGGCGCGATGATGAACGGCGGCCAGGCCTGCATCTCGGTCGAGCGGGTCTACGTCGAGGCCCCCGTGTACGACGAGTTCGTCGCGAAGGTCGTCGAGAAGATGCGTGCCGTCCGCCAGGGCATGGACGCGCCGGGTGCCTACGCCACCGAGATCGGCTCGATGGTCACCCCCGCCCAGCTGGAGATCGTCGAGCGGCACGTCGCCGACGCCGAGGCCAAGGGTGCGCGGATCCTCGTCGGCGGGAAGCGGGGCGCCGCGGGCGACGCCTACTTCGAGCCGACCGTGCTCGTCGACGTCGACCACTCGATGGCCTGCATGCGCGAGGAGACCTTCGGGCCGACCCTGCCGATCATGAAGGTCGCCGACGAGCACGAGGCGCTGCGGCTCGCGAACGACTCCGACTTCGGCCTGTCGTCCAGCCTCTGGACCCGCGACCGGCGCAAGGCCGACCGGCTGTCCCGGCTGATCGAGGCGGGATCGGTCTCGATCAACAACGCGCTCGTCGCCGTGTTCCAGCTGCCGGTGCCGATGGGCGGCTGGAAGCAGTCGGGGCTCGGGACCCGGTTCGGCGGGGCGAACGGCGTGCTCAAGTACTGCCGCCAGCAGTCGATCGTGTCGGAGCGGATGGCGCTGAAGGCGGAGCCGAACTGGTACCCGATCGTGCCGTCGCGCAGCGAGTTCATGGCGAAGGTCGTGCGGTTCCTCGGCGCCCACGACTGGAAGCGCCGGCTGGGTCGCTGA
- a CDS encoding TetR/AcrR family transcriptional regulator: MGRRPLITRDGAARAALEIVDEGGPAALSLERLAAALSVRAPSLYNHFTDKAEILAEVARIIVLDTPRVPDPEPGRWQEWLVEETTLFRRSLLQHPRAVPLVVEHLPQPLLVRLYQQYSRLLAAHGVPERMHLFLLEAAHRMAIGSAISTANGRAALQSLDPGSGDGPPVAPDEEDERRFVEMVRTFLRGVDREI, translated from the coding sequence ATGGGGCGCAGGCCGCTCATCACGCGGGACGGTGCAGCGCGCGCCGCGCTGGAGATCGTCGACGAGGGCGGGCCGGCGGCGTTGAGCCTGGAGCGGCTCGCCGCGGCCCTGAGCGTCCGCGCGCCCTCGCTCTACAACCACTTCACCGACAAGGCCGAGATCCTCGCCGAGGTCGCGCGGATCATCGTGCTCGACACCCCGCGTGTCCCGGACCCCGAGCCGGGCCGGTGGCAGGAGTGGCTGGTCGAGGAGACGACGCTGTTCCGCCGGTCGCTGCTGCAGCACCCGCGCGCCGTCCCGCTCGTGGTGGAGCACCTCCCGCAGCCGCTGCTCGTACGGCTCTACCAGCAGTACTCGCGCCTGCTCGCGGCTCACGGCGTCCCGGAGCGGATGCATCTCTTCCTCCTCGAGGCGGCACACCGGATGGCGATCGGGTCGGCGATCAGCACGGCGAACGGCCGGGCCGCCCTGCAGAGCCTCGACCCCGGATCCGGGGACGGGCCGCCGGTCGCGCCGGACGAGGAGGACGAGCGACGGTTCGTCGAGATGGTCCGCACCTTCCTCCGCGGGGTCGACCGGGAGATCTGA
- a CDS encoding class I adenylate-forming enzyme family protein, with amino-acid sequence MRNTTVLDALYAWSRRRPEAPALQDPDRALSWSSLVEAQDAAARTLVDAGVRPGDRVGVLGPLSVDWAVAALGVLRAGAVLCPLNERLGAFELSEVFARIDPVLVLADDGHRPVLDGIGEGAPTVRTLGEVGSAASAASAAELPDLPRDPSRPVSIIPTSGSTGHPKGVVYTHESLLGAFFEWTLQAPELLRGRALNVSAFSFAAGLLNGFLGPLVLGGSVVLLPRWDAGTALRLIRDERITTFAATTIFYEQMARLSEFADADLSSLTVAFTGGNPVTTELIEAWSAKGVGLRQAYGLTESLSNVTFPTVEMAVRSPESVGEGGILTRVAVTDPHGAPLPAGEPGEIRISGPGVAAGYWDDETRTTETFGDGWLRTGDIGVVDDHGALRIVGRLKDMIISGGMNVYAAEVERAALTLPDVVEVAVIGVADDEFGETPALLLRTAGPVTEEAVLEHCRARLASYKMPRYVVLVDDPLPRTPSMKIDKAAIRTRHTDIPDTHRRHGRKPLPA; translated from the coding sequence ATGCGCAACACCACCGTTCTCGACGCCCTGTACGCCTGGTCGAGGCGCCGCCCGGAGGCGCCCGCCCTGCAGGACCCCGACCGCGCCCTGTCCTGGAGCTCGCTCGTCGAGGCACAGGACGCGGCCGCCCGCACCCTGGTCGACGCCGGGGTCCGCCCCGGTGACCGGGTCGGCGTCCTGGGGCCGCTCTCGGTGGACTGGGCCGTCGCCGCGCTCGGTGTGCTCCGCGCCGGCGCCGTGCTCTGCCCGCTCAACGAGCGGCTCGGGGCGTTCGAGCTCTCCGAGGTGTTCGCGCGGATCGACCCGGTCCTGGTGCTCGCCGACGACGGGCACCGGCCGGTGCTGGACGGGATCGGCGAGGGCGCGCCCACGGTCCGCACGCTCGGCGAGGTCGGCTCGGCCGCCTCGGCTGCCTCGGCTGCTGAGCTCCCGGACCTGCCCCGCGACCCGTCCCGGCCGGTCTCGATCATTCCGACCTCCGGCTCGACGGGACACCCGAAGGGCGTCGTCTACACCCACGAGTCCCTGCTGGGCGCGTTCTTCGAGTGGACCCTGCAGGCACCGGAGCTGCTCCGCGGGCGGGCCCTCAACGTCAGCGCGTTCTCGTTCGCGGCGGGCCTGCTCAACGGCTTCCTGGGCCCGCTGGTCCTCGGCGGCAGCGTCGTGCTGCTCCCCCGCTGGGACGCCGGCACCGCGCTGCGGCTGATCCGCGACGAGCGGATCACGACCTTCGCCGCCACCACGATCTTCTACGAGCAGATGGCGCGCCTGTCCGAGTTCGCCGACGCCGACCTGTCGTCGCTGACCGTCGCCTTCACCGGCGGCAACCCCGTCACCACCGAGCTGATCGAGGCGTGGTCGGCCAAGGGCGTCGGACTGCGCCAGGCCTACGGACTGACCGAGTCGCTGTCGAACGTCACCTTCCCCACCGTGGAGATGGCGGTCCGCAGCCCCGAGTCCGTCGGCGAGGGCGGCATCCTCACGCGGGTCGCCGTCACCGACCCGCACGGTGCCCCGCTGCCGGCGGGCGAGCCCGGCGAGATCCGGATCTCCGGGCCGGGGGTCGCCGCCGGGTACTGGGACGACGAGACGCGCACCACCGAGACGTTCGGCGACGGGTGGCTGCGGACCGGTGACATCGGCGTCGTCGACGACCACGGTGCGCTGCGGATCGTCGGCCGACTGAAGGACATGATCATCAGTGGCGGGATGAACGTCTACGCGGCCGAGGTCGAGCGCGCGGCGCTCACCCTGCCGGACGTCGTCGAGGTCGCCGTCATCGGCGTCGCCGACGACGAGTTCGGCGAGACCCCCGCGCTCCTCCTGCGGACCGCCGGACCGGTCACCGAGGAGGCGGTGCTGGAGCACTGCCGGGCCCGTCTCGCCTCCTACAAGATGCCCCGCTACGTCGTCCTCGTCGACGACCCGCTGCCGCGGACCCCGAGCATGAAGATCGACAAGGCGGCGATCCGCACCCGGCACACCGACATCCCGGACACCCACCGGCGGCACGGCCGCAAGCCGCTGCCCGCCTGA
- a CDS encoding aromatic ring-hydroxylating dioxygenase subunit alpha, producing the protein MTVDETSATDRRDRAFRTMLRHVEKETTDEFGEIAPSEAVEYRDTELAALERDRVFGEVPFIVAHGSEIAKPNEFLTRRLPRNNAIVIRQRDGGVKAFVNACRHRGAQLVEEESGRCRLFSCPYHRWSYDPSGELRTVTLDDTFGDFDRSKHGLVELPVQERHGFLWMIDNAKREIDVESWLGPEMDAILAGYTIEDLVSVTPQTFDRPTNWKIMQDGFLDNYHVKYAHPNTAGKVLHTNKLALEDFGRHFWFLAARKSIDRFIGDEDPAGADIGRHTIESCFMAPNSMLLKHATHVELLTFRPYGADPENSVMEMRIMAPTTEALGMDQEKWDTLWAKNWKIMISIIHDEDFPILEGSQAAMRSQDAGTMLLGRNELGNHLFRRELDRLVRTEPDAG; encoded by the coding sequence ATGACCGTCGACGAGACCAGTGCCACCGACCGCCGGGACCGCGCGTTCCGCACCATGCTCCGGCACGTCGAGAAGGAGACGACCGACGAGTTCGGCGAGATCGCGCCGTCCGAGGCAGTGGAGTACCGGGACACCGAGCTCGCCGCGCTCGAGCGCGACCGGGTGTTCGGCGAGGTGCCCTTCATCGTCGCGCACGGCTCCGAGATCGCGAAGCCGAACGAGTTCCTCACCCGCAGGCTGCCGCGCAACAACGCGATCGTCATCCGTCAGCGCGACGGCGGCGTGAAGGCCTTCGTCAACGCCTGCCGGCACCGCGGCGCGCAGCTGGTCGAGGAGGAGTCCGGCCGCTGCCGGCTCTTCTCCTGCCCGTACCACCGCTGGTCCTACGACCCCAGCGGCGAGCTGCGCACGGTGACCCTCGACGACACCTTCGGCGACTTCGACCGCTCGAAGCACGGCCTGGTCGAGCTGCCCGTGCAGGAGCGCCACGGCTTCCTCTGGATGATCGACAACGCGAAGCGCGAGATCGACGTCGAGAGCTGGCTCGGGCCCGAGATGGACGCGATCCTGGCCGGCTACACGATCGAGGACCTGGTCAGCGTCACACCGCAGACCTTCGACCGGCCGACCAACTGGAAGATCATGCAGGACGGCTTCCTCGACAACTACCACGTCAAGTACGCCCACCCGAACACCGCCGGGAAGGTCCTGCACACCAACAAGCTGGCGCTGGAGGACTTCGGCAGGCACTTCTGGTTCCTCGCCGCGCGCAAGAGCATCGACCGCTTCATCGGCGACGAGGACCCGGCCGGCGCCGACATCGGCAGGCACACGATCGAGAGCTGCTTCATGGCGCCGAACAGCATGCTGCTCAAGCACGCCACGCACGTCGAGCTGCTGACGTTCCGGCCCTACGGCGCCGACCCGGAGAACTCGGTGATGGAGATGCGGATCATGGCCCCGACCACCGAAGCGCTCGGGATGGATCAGGAGAAGTGGGACACCCTCTGGGCGAAGAACTGGAAGATCATGATCTCGATCATCCACGACGAGGACTTCCCCATCCTGGAGGGATCGCAGGCCGCGATGCGCAGCCAGGACGCCGGGACGATGCTGCTGGGCCGCAACGAGCTGGGGAACCACCTGTTCCGCCGGGAGCTCGACCGGCTGGTCCGCACCGAGCCGGACGCGGGATGA
- a CDS encoding SRPBCC family protein, with product MPRSRTISDEIHVEASPEALWRLVADPARYPEWSPENTGATLPAGSTPAVGDAFVGSNRRGPLQWTTRCVVTEVEPGRRFGFSARDWGLRSPSLRIRNAAWRYQLEPDGTATRVRLTWTDERPWPDVVAAVVDRIVTGGHTFAEFQRDNIGRSLAGLRRVAERTG from the coding sequence ATGCCGCGGTCACGCACGATCAGCGACGAGATCCACGTCGAGGCCTCCCCCGAGGCGCTCTGGCGGCTCGTCGCCGACCCGGCCCGCTACCCGGAGTGGAGCCCGGAGAACACGGGGGCCACGCTCCCGGCCGGCTCCACCCCGGCGGTCGGCGACGCCTTCGTCGGCAGCAACCGCCGCGGGCCGCTGCAGTGGACCACGCGCTGCGTCGTCACCGAGGTCGAGCCCGGGCGCCGCTTCGGGTTCTCGGCCCGCGACTGGGGCCTGCGGTCCCCGTCGCTCCGGATCCGCAACGCGGCCTGGCGGTACCAGCTCGAACCGGACGGCACCGCCACCCGGGTCCGTCTCACGTGGACCGACGAGCGCCCCTGGCCGGACGTCGTCGCCGCCGTCGTGGACCGGATCGTGACCGGCGGCCACACGTTCGCGGAGTTCCAGCGCGACAACATCGGCCGGTCGCTCGCCGGCCTGCGGCGGGTCGCGGAACGGACCGGCTGA
- a CDS encoding phosphotransferase family protein — translation MAVDLLRRTGRDLDDLQRRLGDWLRSHGALDGVLAVERARPAEGAGTANETVLAECRTTRGTRGIVVRLTVPEAAAYLDPDLERQAAALRWVAAHTAVPVPAVYGVDPTGEVLGAPFLVTERVAGFVPPDYPNYNTAGPLHGLPADARRALWQDALDQMCRLHRADVSTVDFLEPGPAPLVRYWERMADWVGERAPLGPLAGVRDWVRAHVPADAPAGLSWGDARLGNMLFAGTRCTAVLDWEMVSLGGPTVDLAWWLMFDRNHSTDAGVDRLPGLGTRDETLDRWRAGTGLPVVDLRWHEVFALFQLALLRAGAFADRARAELPVPGDDDPRSVRRLLDRIDSRLEDPA, via the coding sequence GTGGCCGTCGACCTGCTCCGCCGCACCGGCCGCGACCTCGACGACCTGCAACGGCGGCTGGGTGACTGGCTGCGGTCGCACGGTGCCCTCGACGGCGTCCTGGCCGTCGAGCGGGCCCGCCCGGCCGAGGGCGCGGGCACCGCGAACGAGACGGTCCTGGCCGAGTGCCGCACCACCCGGGGCACCCGCGGGATCGTCGTGCGGCTGACGGTCCCGGAGGCGGCCGCCTACCTCGATCCCGACCTGGAGCGGCAGGCGGCGGCGCTGCGGTGGGTCGCCGCGCACACCGCGGTGCCGGTGCCCGCCGTGTACGGCGTCGACCCCACCGGCGAGGTCCTCGGTGCCCCGTTCCTGGTGACCGAGCGGGTGGCCGGGTTCGTCCCGCCCGACTACCCGAACTACAACACCGCGGGTCCGCTGCACGGCCTGCCCGCGGACGCGCGCCGGGCGCTCTGGCAGGACGCGCTCGACCAGATGTGCCGGCTGCACCGGGCCGACGTGTCCACCGTGGACTTCCTGGAACCGGGGCCGGCCCCGCTGGTCCGGTACTGGGAGCGGATGGCGGACTGGGTCGGTGAGCGGGCGCCGCTCGGGCCGCTGGCGGGCGTCCGCGACTGGGTGCGCGCGCACGTCCCGGCCGACGCGCCCGCCGGCCTGTCCTGGGGCGACGCCCGGCTGGGCAACATGCTGTTCGCCGGGACCCGGTGCACCGCGGTGCTGGACTGGGAGATGGTCTCGCTCGGCGGCCCGACGGTCGACCTCGCCTGGTGGCTGATGTTCGACCGCAACCACAGCACCGACGCCGGCGTCGACCGCCTGCCCGGGCTCGGGACGCGCGACGAGACGCTCGACCGCTGGCGGGCAGGCACCGGCCTGCCGGTCGTGGACCTGCGCTGGCACGAGGTGTTCGCCCTGTTCCAGCTCGCGCTGCTGCGGGCCGGGGCGTTCGCCGACCGCGCCCGCGCCGAGCTGCCGGTCCCCGGCGACGACGACCCCCGCAGCGTCCGCAGGCTGCTGGACCGGATCGACTCGCGTCTGGAGGACCCCGCGTGA